The following proteins are co-located in the Terriglobia bacterium genome:
- a CDS encoding carboxypeptidase regulatory-like domain-containing protein translates to MSLRLCRLAGLWLISLLVISTWSWSQSLNSSIGGVIKDPSGATIPNAECTLTSVQTNSVAKFKSGSSGLYQFANIGVGVYVLQVSASGFRTYIQRGIIVNVNEKLTLDVTLQVGEARQQIEVTGAAAPINTVNGTHSGTITPQVLSNLPLVVSGNSRSAASFIVLMPGVNTGGGGNPFEARINGGLKMGSEATLDGASVQEGLMSQSGMVAIDNDYPISPEAISEVNVVTSNYSPQYGSTTDGVINLVTKAGTDHFHGDLREFMDNTSLNARQWGAPERPKDIENQYGGSLGGPAKLPILWSGRNKTYFFFNYERWTVRGGSRFPVLSIPSMKERQGDFTDWRDANGNLIPVYDPDTTRANPNYDPNSAVGPNNLPYLRDQFMGCDGNTPNVICPTDPRVQSSLASAWFKYLPTPTFSGPLNNYVSPVPIADISGAGVDHRTMIDARIDDYLGSKDHFNVALHYHNTVFANVTNLPAQISSDAYLLPDGGEIGPWSNRFGWDHTFTPNLLNSFHYGYMDMRGSEIAVDASYADQLPQIPGVASHAQPPSISFGSGFETMGLYDHHHEDRPTNVFNDTMTWIHGRHTFVFGGEYRSLTNNQLNDFDASGNFSFASITTGLLGVNSGNPIASFLLGEVDNGSAAFNVVQSTYARGKYYSLFAGDTWKLTDKLSLDYGVRWDVGTPASEKHNHLSFLDPLGANPGAGNRPGRLAFAGTGDGTINYGSAGYGKPFPEDTWYGGFGPRLGFAYALRQGTVVRGGYGIFLNQAYYPGWGGGIALDGFNSTPGFSSTNGGLTPAFLLQQGLPQNFQPPPFIDSSFLNGQDGPLYRPVSANHRAYAQQWNFTIEHQFTNNSYVSLAYVANKGTHLPSSETPLNALNPSLLSMGQSLFDEFQPGQTSLDGVSVPYSGWADQMQSCAPSVAQALTPYPQYCGGLQGLNENAGTSIYHSFQVKAEHRLSSGLWFLTSYTLSKLLTTSDTVQTTSLQGGIQGVISPYQRDRNKVLSENDTPNILAVSLIYDLPFGQGKRFLNASGAANKVIGGWQFVTLFRISSGQPYYFRSSQCNVPSQFQAACIPAVLPGANPFLQDPAHFNPDKGPLFDQAAFENPANFNFYLGQGPRISNLRGPGYHNQDISLVKNTKITEQVGLQFRASFFNAWNWHIFNCTTRCFGDTAFDTDVASPAFGQWDGSVSDPRRIQFAMQLLF, encoded by the coding sequence ATGAGCTTGCGACTATGCAGGTTGGCAGGGTTGTGGCTGATTTCACTGCTGGTCATATCGACTTGGAGTTGGAGTCAGAGTCTCAATTCGTCGATTGGCGGCGTTATTAAAGATCCCTCTGGTGCGACGATTCCCAATGCTGAATGCACACTCACCTCCGTGCAAACCAACTCAGTCGCGAAGTTTAAGTCAGGCTCAAGCGGGCTCTACCAGTTCGCTAACATTGGTGTAGGCGTGTACGTTCTGCAGGTGTCGGCTAGCGGGTTTCGGACTTACATCCAAAGAGGAATCATTGTAAATGTCAATGAAAAATTGACTCTTGACGTAACGCTGCAAGTTGGGGAGGCAAGACAACAAATAGAGGTCACGGGCGCAGCAGCCCCCATAAACACCGTAAACGGCACACATTCAGGCACTATCACGCCGCAGGTTTTGTCGAACCTTCCGCTCGTAGTCTCCGGGAATTCTCGCTCTGCGGCGTCGTTCATCGTACTAATGCCCGGCGTAAATACGGGCGGGGGTGGCAATCCCTTTGAGGCGCGGATCAACGGTGGCCTGAAGATGGGCAGCGAAGCCACACTGGATGGCGCCTCGGTGCAGGAAGGCTTAATGAGCCAGAGCGGGATGGTCGCCATCGACAACGATTACCCCATATCCCCGGAGGCTATCAGCGAAGTTAACGTCGTCACCTCGAATTACTCACCGCAATACGGGTCAACTACCGATGGAGTAATTAACCTGGTTACTAAAGCAGGGACAGATCACTTCCACGGGGACCTGCGTGAATTTATGGACAATACATCGCTGAACGCGCGTCAATGGGGCGCCCCCGAACGGCCAAAAGATATCGAGAACCAGTACGGCGGCAGCCTTGGCGGTCCGGCAAAGCTTCCTATATTGTGGTCGGGAAGGAACAAGACATACTTTTTCTTCAATTATGAACGCTGGACTGTCCGAGGGGGGAGCCGTTTTCCTGTACTGAGTATCCCCTCGATGAAAGAACGGCAGGGCGACTTCACTGATTGGCGCGATGCCAACGGAAATCTGATTCCGGTTTACGACCCGGACACGACTCGCGCCAACCCTAACTACGATCCCAACTCGGCAGTTGGGCCAAACAATTTGCCTTACCTCCGTGATCAGTTTATGGGGTGTGATGGAAACACTCCGAATGTGATCTGCCCGACCGATCCCCGCGTGCAAAGCTCGCTGGCCAGCGCATGGTTCAAATATCTTCCCACTCCCACCTTTTCGGGCCCGCTGAATAACTACGTTTCCCCGGTTCCGATCGCCGACATCAGCGGCGCGGGAGTTGACCATCGAACCATGATCGATGCTCGTATAGACGACTACCTGGGGAGCAAAGATCACTTTAACGTTGCCCTCCATTACCACAACACCGTTTTTGCAAATGTAACCAATTTGCCGGCTCAGATCAGTTCCGACGCCTATCTTCTTCCCGATGGCGGCGAAATCGGCCCCTGGTCCAATCGCTTCGGGTGGGACCATACCTTTACACCGAATCTGTTGAATTCCTTTCATTATGGTTACATGGACATGAGGGGCAGTGAAATCGCCGTTGATGCCTCTTACGCTGACCAATTGCCGCAAATTCCCGGCGTCGCTTCCCACGCCCAGCCGCCGTCCATTTCCTTCGGAAGCGGCTTTGAGACTATGGGTCTCTACGATCACCATCACGAAGACCGCCCAACCAACGTCTTCAACGACACGATGACCTGGATTCACGGCCGCCACACTTTCGTTTTCGGCGGAGAGTATCGGTCATTGACGAACAATCAATTGAATGATTTTGACGCCTCAGGGAATTTCTCCTTCGCAAGCATCACAACAGGGCTGCTTGGCGTGAACAGCGGCAACCCGATTGCGAGTTTCCTGTTGGGTGAAGTGGACAATGGCAGCGCAGCTTTTAATGTTGTGCAATCGACTTATGCCCGTGGAAAGTACTACTCACTTTTCGCCGGAGATACCTGGAAGTTAACTGACAAGCTCAGTTTGGACTACGGCGTGCGCTGGGACGTAGGAACGCCGGCCAGTGAAAAGCATAACCACTTGTCTTTCTTAGACCCGCTGGGGGCAAATCCTGGCGCTGGCAACCGTCCCGGTCGCCTGGCCTTTGCAGGGACTGGCGACGGCACAATAAATTATGGCAGCGCAGGCTACGGAAAGCCGTTTCCTGAAGACACATGGTACGGAGGATTTGGGCCGCGGTTGGGTTTTGCCTATGCATTGAGGCAAGGTACAGTCGTGCGAGGTGGATATGGCATCTTCTTGAACCAGGCGTATTATCCCGGCTGGGGCGGGGGTATCGCGCTCGATGGGTTCAATTCTACGCCGGGATTTTCCAGCACGAATGGAGGTTTGACTCCCGCATTCCTTCTTCAGCAAGGCCTGCCCCAGAACTTTCAGCCGCCGCCTTTCATCGACAGTTCATTTCTTAACGGCCAGGACGGTCCACTCTATCGCCCAGTTTCGGCAAACCATCGCGCGTATGCCCAACAGTGGAACTTTACAATCGAACACCAGTTTACCAACAATTCTTATGTGAGCCTGGCCTATGTGGCCAACAAGGGGACGCACCTGCCGTCGAGCGAGACGCCGCTTAACGCTCTAAATCCGAGCCTGCTCTCGATGGGGCAGTCGCTGTTTGATGAATTTCAGCCGGGACAGACTAGTCTGGATGGCGTGTCCGTTCCGTATAGTGGCTGGGCTGATCAGATGCAAAGCTGCGCGCCCTCCGTCGCCCAGGCGCTCACACCGTATCCTCAATATTGCGGCGGTCTCCAGGGTCTTAACGAGAACGCCGGCACGTCAATTTACCACTCCTTCCAGGTGAAGGCGGAACACCGTTTGTCGAGCGGGCTCTGGTTCCTGACCTCATATACCCTCTCGAAGTTGCTAACGACTTCCGATACCGTTCAGACCACCTCTCTTCAAGGGGGCATCCAGGGAGTCATCTCGCCTTACCAGCGGGATCGGAACAAGGTGCTTTCAGAGAACGACACTCCAAATATTCTTGCCGTTTCCCTCATATACGACCTTCCTTTTGGTCAGGGGAAGCGCTTTTTGAACGCGAGCGGGGCAGCAAATAAGGTCATAGGTGGCTGGCAATTTGTGACTCTCTTCCGAATCTCTTCGGGTCAGCCGTACTATTTCCGCTCTAGTCAATGCAACGTTCCCAGCCAGTTTCAGGCCGCGTGTATTCCGGCGGTGCTTCCGGGCGCTAACCCCTTCCTGCAGGATCCGGCCCATTTCAACCCGGACAAGGGGCCATTGTTCGACCAGGCTGCTTTCGAGAACCCGGCAAATTTCAATTTTTACCTTGGCCAGGGGCCACGCATCTCAAACCTGCGAGGTCCGGGTTACCATAATCAGGACATCAGTCTGGTGAAGAATACAAAAATAACAGAGCAGGTTGGATTACAGTTCCGAGCTTCTTTCTTTAACGCTTGGAATTGGCACATTTTCAACTGCACTACCCGATGTTTCGGAGACACTGCCTTTGACACGGACGTTGCGAGCCCGGCTTTCGGGCAGTGGGATGGTAGTGTGAGCGATCCCCGTCGCATCCAATTCGCAATGCAACTATTGTTCTGA
- a CDS encoding tetratricopeptide repeat protein, whose product MNEMICTDDIPSDMAAMEDGMTRDHKMPWKELLHGLLILSMLLASCFLNASPGGADQQPGPLLQKIWMLVQQGNLAEARAQLDECIKTYPTVAGFRTLLGIIEAQQKHFSAAELDFRKSIELDPKFLSGYLNLGHLYQEQLSTDPEVWEKSVATYESLLKIEPSNAEANFQLALLLEGHGRFQDSLRHIDRLPGAIRKQKRALALSVADYAGIGNDKQAEATSTELMTASDLTEADIAPVLAVLEARHQEVLEAQLLSGLAARGLASSAALQRLGKLYARQGRLPEARRTLEEVAVREARPTYVLLELGRIADQQKDYISALGFLARARDLEPGNSSVHYLFGMVCVQENLSQEAYTSLKRAVSLKPDDPYYNYALGAVILDRQDTREAIPYFEKFCKLRPNDPRGRFGLGAAYFLSHDLVSASREFKSIEEFPQTRAGARYFLGRIANLQGDFDTASKELELALKEQPEYPEAYTQLGLVRMNQKQYLQAENAFHAALARDPDNYLANLNLMILYQRRHDPRAQEQEQKFATIKNKRDITAKMFLRTVEVVR is encoded by the coding sequence ATGAACGAAATGATTTGTACAGATGATATCCCATCAGATATGGCGGCCATGGAAGACGGCATGACCCGGGATCACAAAATGCCATGGAAGGAACTCCTCCACGGCTTGCTGATTCTTTCAATGCTGTTAGCGAGCTGTTTCCTTAACGCTTCGCCGGGTGGAGCAGATCAGCAACCGGGCCCGCTACTCCAGAAGATTTGGATGCTCGTTCAACAAGGAAATCTGGCAGAAGCGCGCGCTCAGTTGGATGAATGCATTAAGACGTATCCTACAGTAGCGGGTTTCCGGACTCTTCTTGGGATCATCGAAGCGCAGCAGAAACATTTCTCAGCTGCGGAATTGGATTTCAGGAAATCCATTGAACTCGATCCGAAGTTTTTAAGTGGGTACCTTAATTTGGGACATCTTTACCAGGAGCAATTATCAACGGATCCTGAGGTCTGGGAGAAATCTGTAGCCACCTACGAGAGTTTGCTAAAAATTGAGCCGAGCAACGCCGAAGCTAACTTTCAATTGGCCCTGTTGCTTGAGGGTCACGGCCGGTTTCAGGATTCGCTGCGACATATTGACCGATTGCCGGGTGCCATTCGAAAACAAAAGCGTGCGCTCGCGCTGTCCGTGGCCGACTACGCCGGAATTGGCAATGATAAACAGGCAGAAGCCACTTCTACAGAACTGATGACGGCTTCCGACCTCACCGAAGCGGACATTGCTCCTGTTCTCGCGGTCCTCGAGGCTCGTCACCAGGAAGTCCTGGAAGCACAGCTCCTCAGTGGGCTTGCCGCTAGAGGACTGGCATCTTCCGCTGCACTCCAGAGACTCGGCAAGCTGTACGCCAGGCAGGGACGCTTACCGGAGGCGCGCAGGACTCTCGAAGAGGTCGCTGTGCGCGAGGCGCGCCCGACCTATGTGCTTCTCGAGCTGGGCAGAATCGCCGACCAGCAGAAGGACTATATTTCAGCGCTGGGATTTCTGGCACGAGCCCGTGATCTCGAACCTGGAAATAGTTCCGTCCATTACTTATTTGGCATGGTTTGTGTTCAGGAAAACCTGAGTCAGGAGGCCTATACCTCATTAAAACGGGCCGTGTCGCTCAAACCGGATGATCCGTATTACAACTATGCGCTCGGCGCGGTGATACTGGACCGCCAGGACACCCGCGAGGCAATCCCGTATTTCGAGAAGTTCTGCAAACTGCGGCCCAATGACCCGCGCGGGAGGTTCGGTCTGGGCGCCGCCTACTTCTTAAGCCATGACCTAGTTTCGGCATCCAGAGAATTCAAATCTATCGAAGAGTTTCCTCAAACGCGTGCCGGAGCACGCTATTTTCTCGGGCGAATCGCGAATTTGCAGGGAGACTTCGACACCGCATCAAAAGAGCTCGAGTTGGCGCTAAAGGAACAACCAGAATATCCAGAGGCCTATACGCAGCTGGGACTGGTTCGTATGAATCAAAAGCAATATCTTCAGGCAGAGAATGCATTTCACGCGGCTTTGGCGCGGGACCCTGACAATTATCTGGCCAATTTAAATCTTATGATCCTTTACCAAAGAAGACACGACCCGAGAGCGCAAGAGCAAGAGCAGAAATTTGCAACCATCAAGAACAAACGAGATATCACGGCCAAGATGTTCTTGCGCACTGTCGAAGTTGTACGGTAA
- a CDS encoding pyrroloquinoline quinone-dependent dehydrogenase — MQDWRWVGGDAGGMKYSPLTKINKKNVGELKVAWIYDTKDFSDGTVYPTRSGFEATPLVVNGAMYITTPFCRLIALDPETGRKLWDFDSQIDKTMRVNLFVNRGAAYWSDGNRKRIFLADLQGRLFALDALSGKLAAEFGDKGVLNLRQGMADKFPRRAYGLTSPVAVCRNVAIAGSWVSDSEPRGPNGDVRGFDARTGRLLWRFHTVPQPGEQGNDTWGGESWRGRGGTNVWSTMSVDENEGLVFLPLTSPSGDLYGGDRKGKNLFGDSLAALDCQTGKMRWQFQTIHHDLWDYDLPAQPTLVTVRRNGREVPAVAQVTKTGFVFLFNRLTGEPLFKVEERPVPKSQIPGEASWPTQPFPVAPPPYARQSMTRDEITSVTPESRRECLAMLKGAIVDGPMFRPIGEKPTVLFPGLNGGTDWGGASVDPATDVLYVNSMDVGGLFQIVKRPPGSTVPYRARSVKYEFFWDANAYPCQKPPWGSLTAIDLNTGKFRWRVTLGEFDGLKARGIPQTGTPNIGGSIVTAGGIVFIGATNDRRFRAFDKDTGKLLWEAKLPASGMATPMTFIGEKTGKQFVVIAAGGGNKYDKKFTGKLVAFSLP, encoded by the coding sequence GTGCAGGATTGGAGATGGGTTGGGGGTGATGCGGGAGGGATGAAATACTCGCCGCTGACGAAGATTAACAAGAAGAATGTAGGAGAACTGAAGGTCGCCTGGATTTACGACACAAAAGACTTCAGTGACGGCACCGTCTATCCCACGCGATCGGGCTTTGAAGCGACTCCATTGGTTGTCAACGGCGCCATGTACATTACAACGCCATTCTGCCGTCTGATTGCTCTCGACCCAGAGACTGGAAGAAAACTGTGGGATTTCGATTCGCAGATCGACAAGACAATGCGAGTCAATCTCTTTGTGAACCGAGGCGCGGCTTATTGGAGCGACGGGAACAGGAAGAGGATCTTTCTTGCCGACTTGCAGGGGCGACTTTTCGCACTGGACGCGCTCAGCGGGAAGCTGGCGGCGGAATTTGGTGACAAAGGAGTATTAAACCTGAGGCAAGGAATGGCAGACAAATTTCCCAGGAGGGCATACGGTCTGACCTCGCCGGTCGCGGTTTGCAGAAACGTAGCGATTGCCGGAAGCTGGGTTAGTGATAGCGAGCCGCGAGGTCCAAATGGCGACGTGCGGGGGTTCGATGCTCGCACCGGGAGGCTTCTATGGCGCTTTCACACCGTGCCACAACCCGGCGAACAAGGCAACGATACCTGGGGAGGTGAATCCTGGAGGGGCAGAGGTGGCACAAACGTCTGGTCAACCATGAGCGTCGACGAAAACGAGGGGCTGGTGTTTCTCCCTTTGACGTCTCCTTCGGGCGACTTATATGGCGGTGATCGGAAAGGTAAAAACCTGTTTGGTGACAGCTTGGCCGCCTTGGATTGCCAGACGGGAAAGATGCGGTGGCAGTTCCAGACCATTCATCACGATCTCTGGGATTACGATTTGCCGGCGCAGCCCACCCTGGTGACAGTTCGACGAAATGGCCGTGAGGTCCCGGCGGTTGCACAGGTGACCAAAACAGGGTTCGTGTTCCTGTTCAATCGGTTAACGGGTGAGCCGTTGTTCAAAGTGGAGGAGCGGCCGGTACCGAAGAGTCAAATTCCCGGCGAAGCCAGTTGGCCAACCCAGCCGTTCCCAGTTGCCCCGCCGCCCTATGCCCGGCAGTCGATGACTCGTGATGAGATTACGAGCGTGACGCCGGAATCGCGGAGGGAATGTCTGGCAATGCTAAAGGGCGCGATTGTGGATGGGCCCATGTTCCGTCCTATCGGCGAGAAGCCAACGGTCTTGTTTCCTGGGTTGAATGGAGGAACCGATTGGGGCGGCGCCTCGGTTGATCCCGCAACCGATGTGCTATACGTCAACTCCATGGATGTTGGCGGCCTTTTCCAGATTGTCAAACGGCCACCGGGATCCACGGTTCCATACCGAGCCCGTTCGGTCAAATACGAGTTCTTCTGGGATGCCAATGCCTATCCATGCCAGAAACCGCCCTGGGGATCGCTAACGGCGATTGACCTGAACACGGGTAAATTTCGCTGGCGCGTGACCTTGGGAGAATTTGACGGACTGAAGGCTCGCGGGATTCCCCAAACGGGGACACCCAACATTGGCGGTTCCATCGTGACCGCGGGCGGTATCGTTTTTATTGGCGCGACCAACGATCGCCGTTTCCGGGCATTCGATAAAGACACAGGGAAGCTCTTGTGGGAGGCGAAACTGCCCGCCAGCGGAATGGCCACGCCGATGACGTTCATCGGCGAAAAAACCGGAAAACAATTTGTTGTGATCGCTGCAGGAGGAGGCAACAAATACGATAAAAAGTTCACGGGCAAGCTGGTGGCCTTTTCGTTGCCTTAA
- a CDS encoding tetratricopeptide repeat protein, which translates to MAKTERTRCSSYLESGVATTVVRGSRIGMLLLIVILANCGILHAQRESRHSPEGLTAELSKTTLASQQQEEIIKAIRAHKYSHAEELLLAEIDRSPHSSETLRILGGVFFLDGKYLNSAIAYKKAEAITPLDPPSRYTLSMAYIILGHPDWARPELEAMARSDPHNALYPYWLSRLDYDAMRFNQAVDEALRAIQLDSSFTKAYGNLGLCYEGLGQYDKAIGAYQSAIRLDEKSPSPSPWPPLNLGALLVRLDRLDDARKSIVKALRIDPKFPNAHFQLGLILERQGKYEESLKELQEAVQSNPSYADPYYVLGQVYQRLGEKDKAEASLRSFQKLKSTASNREPY; encoded by the coding sequence ATGGCAAAAACAGAAAGAACCAGATGCAGTTCTTATCTTGAAAGCGGCGTCGCCACCACGGTCGTGCGCGGCAGCCGTATTGGAATGCTCTTATTGATAGTAATCCTGGCTAATTGCGGTATTCTTCATGCCCAGAGAGAAAGCCGCCATTCCCCTGAAGGGCTGACCGCGGAACTCTCCAAAACAACCCTCGCTTCGCAGCAACAGGAGGAAATTATTAAGGCCATTCGAGCGCACAAGTATTCCCATGCGGAAGAACTGCTGCTTGCTGAAATCGACCGTTCCCCTCATTCTTCTGAGACGCTCAGAATACTCGGCGGTGTCTTTTTTCTGGACGGCAAGTACCTAAACAGCGCCATTGCATACAAGAAAGCAGAGGCAATCACGCCGCTTGATCCACCGAGCCGATACACCCTTTCGATGGCGTACATCATACTGGGCCATCCTGACTGGGCGCGCCCAGAGTTGGAAGCGATGGCTCGATCGGACCCTCATAATGCACTCTACCCTTATTGGCTCTCGCGCCTGGATTACGACGCCATGCGCTTCAACCAGGCGGTGGATGAGGCGCTCCGGGCAATTCAGCTTGACTCGTCTTTCACCAAGGCCTATGGAAACCTGGGTTTGTGCTATGAAGGTCTGGGACAATACGACAAAGCCATCGGCGCCTACCAAAGCGCAATAAGGCTCGATGAGAAGAGCCCATCACCCTCGCCTTGGCCACCTTTGAATTTGGGAGCGTTGCTGGTCAGGCTGGATCGTCTGGACGACGCCCGGAAATCCATCGTGAAGGCCCTTCGGATTGATCCAAAGTTTCCCAACGCCCACTTCCAGCTTGGCCTAATTTTAGAGAGGCAGGGCAAGTACGAGGAGTCCCTCAAAGAACTGCAAGAAGCTGTTCAATCCAATCCGTCTTACGCGGACCCCTATTATGTTCTAGGCCAGGTTTATCAGCGGCTCGGTGAAAAAGACAAAGCCGAGGCGTCGCTCCGGAGTTTCCAGAAACTGAAATCAACTGCTTCGAACAGAGAGCCGTACTGA
- a CDS encoding ThuA domain-containing protein codes for MTTKFHRFVIETRVWTAIVSVLGLSAIVLFCHVAQGAPPGADVRVLIVTGGHDFNEAGFFGMFREMKGVAFAHIAYGQGAEEKLNPKGAKDYDAIVFYDMHQKRDPQWKGIEQLLGEGKGMVFLHHSLWSYDGTWREYRRILGGRASSKEKVVPGPAATSTYKDNQHTHVHVADPSSPVTRGLRDFDIVDEAYNHYWVDPKVHVLLTTDNPASEKVIAWSHRYKKSRIVYVELGHGPSAYENSNYSTFVRQAIFWVARKAF; via the coding sequence ATGACCACGAAATTCCATCGCTTTGTCATTGAAACAAGGGTATGGACGGCGATCGTTTCGGTTTTGGGCTTGTCGGCCATTGTCCTGTTCTGTCACGTCGCCCAGGGAGCTCCACCCGGCGCTGATGTGCGTGTTCTGATTGTGACCGGCGGGCACGACTTTAACGAAGCAGGCTTCTTTGGAATGTTCCGCGAAATGAAAGGAGTGGCCTTCGCCCATATTGCCTATGGGCAGGGTGCTGAGGAGAAGTTGAATCCGAAAGGTGCGAAAGATTACGACGCGATCGTGTTCTATGACATGCATCAGAAACGAGACCCACAATGGAAAGGCATTGAGCAGCTACTCGGCGAAGGAAAAGGTATGGTGTTCCTCCACCATTCGCTTTGGTCCTATGATGGCACCTGGCGCGAATACCGGCGTATTTTAGGGGGCCGGGCGTCATCGAAGGAGAAAGTAGTGCCGGGACCTGCTGCCACGTCGACCTATAAAGACAATCAGCATACCCATGTTCACGTGGCTGACCCGTCTAGCCCCGTCACCCGAGGTCTTCGCGATTTCGACATCGTCGACGAAGCCTACAATCATTATTGGGTTGATCCCAAAGTGCACGTCCTGTTGACCACAGACAACCCTGCAAGTGAGAAGGTGATAGCCTGGAGTCATCGTTACAAGAAATCTCGGATTGTCTATGTAGAACTTGGTCACGGTCCATCCGCGTATGAGAACAGCAATTACAGCACTTTTGTCAGGCAGGCGATCTTCTGGGTTGCAAGGAAGGCATTTTAA
- a CDS encoding PQQ-binding-like beta-propeller repeat protein has product MELGAADWPTFGHDPQRTGSASGEDSITSQNVTKLQLKWSAQVDNPPLALNALTAPVVASHIVTPQGIKDLVYVAGSSDHFFALDADSGKVVWQRTFESAVTSKDEPFYLCPDAVNATPTIDVERNIIYTIAQDGKLYGLDLGSGEIRFGPYQFVPAFAKPWSLNFEDGFVYTATSQGCGGDRSGVYSMDVRNTMSHVTHELLVEAGYGAGMWGRGGPLIGKNGRIILSTGDGKVDPSAGDYGSSFIAASTRNLHLLDYYTPLDWKLINQDDLDMDSGGYAWFAYKDYNLVVGGGKQAVVYLLNADSLGSKDHQTPLFITPPLGNDARALEQKGFWGAPAVWKDETGQPWVYVTLWGEISKEAPKFPLTNGPVPHGCIMAFKVTVSKTSGKPDLEPAWVSPDFNLPDPPVVANGVLFGLATGENPRQTHTMGMIHFKSVEEWKHNLLTTAQRSQGTHAAVLYALDARTGKMLYQSGGSMKSWVHFSGLAVADGKVYAVDHDSNVYCFGLQKEEK; this is encoded by the coding sequence ATGGAGCTAGGGGCGGCAGACTGGCCAACTTTTGGCCATGATCCGCAGCGGACTGGCTCGGCTTCCGGCGAGGATTCTATAACGTCTCAAAACGTGACCAAGCTTCAACTAAAGTGGTCTGCTCAGGTTGATAACCCTCCGCTTGCTCTGAACGCCCTGACGGCCCCGGTTGTAGCCAGCCATATCGTTACTCCCCAGGGGATAAAGGATCTGGTTTACGTGGCGGGAAGTTCAGACCACTTCTTCGCGCTGGATGCCGATTCGGGGAAAGTGGTCTGGCAACGGACGTTTGAGTCTGCTGTCACTTCAAAGGATGAGCCGTTCTATCTGTGTCCTGATGCCGTCAATGCAACACCCACAATTGATGTTGAACGAAACATCATTTACACCATCGCCCAGGACGGAAAATTATACGGTCTCGACTTAGGCAGTGGGGAAATCAGGTTCGGCCCCTATCAATTTGTTCCGGCCTTTGCCAAGCCTTGGAGCCTGAATTTTGAAGACGGGTTTGTTTATACCGCGACATCCCAGGGATGCGGCGGCGACCGGTCCGGAGTTTACTCCATGGACGTGCGCAATACGATGAGCCACGTCACTCATGAATTGCTTGTGGAAGCCGGGTATGGGGCGGGAATGTGGGGCAGAGGTGGTCCACTGATTGGCAAAAATGGCCGGATAATTCTCAGTACCGGCGACGGGAAGGTTGATCCTTCCGCTGGCGACTATGGCAGCAGTTTCATCGCAGCCTCCACGCGAAACCTGCACTTGCTTGACTACTATACTCCGTTGGACTGGAAGCTGATCAATCAGGATGACCTGGATATGGATTCCGGCGGGTACGCCTGGTTCGCTTATAAAGACTACAATCTTGTGGTGGGAGGGGGCAAACAAGCGGTTGTTTACCTTCTGAACGCCGATTCCCTGGGCAGCAAGGATCATCAAACGCCGTTATTCATCACTCCACCTCTTGGAAATGATGCCAGGGCTTTGGAGCAAAAAGGATTCTGGGGCGCGCCTGCAGTATGGAAAGATGAAACAGGCCAGCCATGGGTTTACGTCACACTCTGGGGAGAAATCTCAAAGGAAGCTCCCAAATTCCCGCTTACAAACGGACCAGTTCCTCACGGCTGCATTATGGCCTTCAAGGTGACGGTCAGCAAGACTTCAGGGAAGCCCGACCTGGAGCCTGCCTGGGTTTCTCCAGACTTTAATCTGCCGGACCCGCCGGTTGTTGCTAATGGGGTTCTCTTTGGTCTGGCCACGGGAGAAAATCCGAGACAGACCCACACCATGGGGATGATCCATTTTAAGAGCGTTGAAGAATGGAAGCACAACCTCTTGACAACTGCGCAGCGTTCGCAAGGGACGCATGCAGCCGTCTTGTATGCCCTCGATGCAAGAACGGGCAAGATGCTTTACCAGAGTGGGGGTTCCATGAAAAGCTGGGTTCATTTTAGCGGACTGGCAGTTGCTGACGGCAAAGTTTACGCAGTCGACCATGACTCAAATGTCTATTGCTTTGGACTACAGAAAGAAGAGAAGTGA